The Saccharothrix variisporea genome has a segment encoding these proteins:
- a CDS encoding metallophosphoesterase: protein MFLLLFAVVMGSAHYYVWRRAVRNTTVPGRARRIGTGVVVGLFVLMVAAVLVESPVLAWPGYLWLAGAFYLAVVFGVLEVPRLLLNRAARRRVPVAVGAPADEPDEAPEDPDRRLFIARSLAVAAGAVTVGTIGYGMTQALGAPQLKTIPVQLTKLDRRLAGYRIAVVSDIHLGPLLGRAHTERIVRMINEQRPDLVAIVGDLVDGTVEQLGEAAAPLRDLVSTHGAFFVTGNHEYYSGFEPWLTELDRLGVHPLRNERVRVERAGASFDLAGVNDVTGKNFQDGPDFARALAGRDQSNPVVLLAHQPVQAHEAAKHGVDLQLSGHTHGGQMFPFHLAVGLQQPVRTGLEVVDGVQVYTSNGAGFWGPPVRVGAPPDISLVELHHNFAS from the coding sequence GTGTTCTTGTTGTTGTTCGCGGTCGTCATGGGGTCCGCCCACTACTACGTGTGGCGGCGGGCCGTGCGGAACACGACCGTGCCCGGCCGGGCCCGCCGGATCGGCACCGGAGTGGTGGTCGGCCTGTTCGTGCTGATGGTCGCCGCGGTGCTGGTCGAGTCGCCGGTGCTGGCGTGGCCGGGGTACCTGTGGCTGGCCGGTGCCTTCTACCTGGCCGTGGTCTTCGGCGTGCTGGAGGTCCCGCGCCTGCTGCTCAACCGGGCCGCCCGCCGGCGGGTGCCCGTCGCGGTCGGCGCACCGGCGGACGAACCGGACGAAGCACCCGAGGACCCCGACCGCCGGTTGTTCATCGCCCGGTCACTGGCCGTGGCCGCCGGAGCCGTCACGGTGGGGACGATCGGGTACGGCATGACCCAGGCGCTGGGCGCGCCGCAGCTGAAGACGATCCCCGTGCAGCTGACGAAGTTGGACCGGCGGCTTGCGGGATACCGCATCGCCGTCGTCAGCGACATCCACCTCGGCCCGCTGCTCGGCCGCGCCCACACCGAGCGGATCGTCCGGATGATCAACGAGCAGCGGCCGGACCTGGTCGCGATCGTCGGCGACCTCGTGGACGGCACCGTCGAGCAGCTCGGCGAGGCGGCGGCCCCGCTGCGGGACCTGGTGAGCACGCACGGCGCCTTCTTCGTCACCGGCAACCACGAGTACTACTCCGGCTTCGAACCGTGGCTGACCGAGTTGGACCGGTTGGGCGTGCACCCGTTGCGCAACGAGCGGGTCCGCGTCGAACGCGCGGGCGCGTCGTTCGACCTGGCCGGTGTGAACGACGTCACGGGCAAGAACTTCCAGGACGGCCCGGACTTCGCGCGGGCGCTGGCCGGGCGCGACCAGAGCAACCCCGTGGTCCTGCTGGCGCACCAGCCGGTGCAGGCGCACGAGGCCGCCAAGCACGGCGTGGACCTCCAGCTGTCCGGCCACACGCACGGCGGGCAGATGTTCCCGTTCCACCTCGCCGTGGGGCTGCAACAGCCCGTGCGGACCGGTCTGGAGGTGGTCGACGGGGTGCAGGTCTACACCAGCAACGGCGCCGGGTTCTGGGGTCCGCCGGTCCGCGTCGGGGCCCCGCCGGACATCTCGTTGGTGGAGCTGCATCACAACTTCGCGTCCTGA
- a CDS encoding SAM-dependent methyltransferase yields MVVTTAGRLTDVVERVLGTSPPVGLRAWDGSTAGPQDGPVAVIRDRRALRRLLWNPDELGLARAYVAGELDVEGDLTDALARFWALARRGALSKPKPADLLSAFRTAVRLGVIGPRPAPPDEEARLSGRRHTQARDRRAIAHHYDLSNAFYRLVLDPSMAYSCAYFSSPGMTVAEAQHAKLDLVCRKLGLEPGMRLLDVGCGWGSMVVHAAKHFGVHATGVTISAQQKAFVESRIVEEGVADLVTVRLQDYRDVSGEPFDAVSSIEMGEHVGEENYPEYARVLHRMLKPGGHLLLQQMSRGANAPGGGAFIESYVAPDMHMRPLSRTLAHLEGAGFEVRGVQALREHYVWTVRAWAETLERCWDEAVRLVGEGQARVWRLYLAGGALTFEEGRMGVDQVLARRAEVAA; encoded by the coding sequence GTGGTCGTCACCACCGCCGGTCGACTCACCGACGTCGTCGAACGCGTCCTGGGCACGAGCCCGCCCGTGGGCTTGCGCGCGTGGGACGGCAGCACCGCCGGCCCGCAGGACGGTCCGGTCGCCGTGATCCGCGACCGCCGCGCCCTGCGCCGCCTGCTGTGGAACCCCGACGAGCTGGGCCTGGCTCGCGCGTACGTGGCCGGCGAGCTCGACGTCGAGGGCGACCTGACCGACGCCCTGGCCCGGTTCTGGGCCCTGGCGCGCCGGGGCGCGTTGAGCAAGCCCAAGCCCGCGGACCTGCTGAGCGCGTTCCGCACGGCGGTCCGGCTGGGGGTGATCGGCCCGCGCCCGGCGCCACCCGACGAGGAGGCTCGGCTGTCGGGTCGCCGGCACACCCAGGCGCGCGACCGCAGGGCCATCGCCCACCACTACGACCTGAGCAACGCGTTCTACCGGCTCGTGCTGGACCCGAGCATGGCGTACTCGTGCGCGTACTTCTCCTCGCCCGGCATGACGGTCGCCGAGGCGCAGCACGCCAAGCTCGACCTGGTGTGCCGGAAACTGGGGCTGGAGCCCGGGATGCGGCTGCTGGACGTGGGCTGCGGCTGGGGTTCGATGGTGGTGCACGCGGCCAAGCACTTCGGCGTGCACGCGACCGGCGTGACGATCTCCGCGCAGCAGAAGGCTTTCGTGGAGTCGCGGATCGTGGAGGAAGGGGTCGCGGACCTGGTCACCGTGCGGCTCCAGGACTACCGGGACGTGTCCGGTGAGCCGTTCGACGCGGTGTCGTCCATCGAGATGGGCGAGCACGTCGGTGAGGAGAACTACCCGGAGTACGCGCGCGTGCTGCACCGGATGCTCAAGCCGGGCGGGCACTTGTTGCTCCAGCAGATGTCCCGTGGTGCCAACGCTCCCGGCGGGGGCGCGTTCATCGAGTCCTATGTGGCTCCGGACATGCACATGCGGCCGTTGAGCCGGACGTTGGCGCACCTCGAGGGGGCCGGGTTCGAGGTTCGCGGTGTGCAGGCGCTGCGCGAGCACTACGTGTGGACCGTGCGGGCGTGGGCGGAGACGTTGGAACGGTGTTGGGACGAGGCCGTGCGACTGGTCGGTGAGGGGCAGGCGCGGGTGTGGCGGCTGTACCTCGCGGGTGGCGCGCTGACGTTCGAGGAAGGGCGGATGGGCGTGGACCAGGTCCTCGCGCGGCGGGCGGAGGTGGCGGCGTGA
- a CDS encoding type III PLP-dependent enzyme, which yields MNTSFAGQRLDHEATARIRRFLDHEQPTTPCLVVDLPTVRDRFTAIRDALPGVGIFYAVKANPTPEVVELLAAEGCSFDVASPNEIDLCLSKGAAPGTISYSNPIKKARDIAYAFGRGVRIFVSDSEQDVRALAEHAPGSSVMLRIQVDSKGSTYPFGKKFGCSPEMATDLLRLAAELGLVPLGVAFHAGSQQLSVDGWDGAIADAAEITAKLRAEGVELSTVNLGGGLPAGYLDPLPPLAEYAAGIKASLARHFGEFAPKVMVEPGRAVVAESGVLRSEVVLVARKSYSDERRWVFLDIGRYGGLAETEGEAIAYPLRTSRKGVSLDEGPRGPVVIAGPTCDADDVLYQNTCYELPVELQAGDHVDLLCAGAYTASYSSVAFNGFEPLATYCVR from the coding sequence ATGAACACGAGCTTTGCCGGCCAACGGCTCGATCACGAGGCAACAGCTCGTATTCGTCGTTTCCTGGACCATGAGCAACCGACCACGCCCTGCCTGGTCGTCGACCTCCCCACGGTGCGCGACCGCTTCACCGCCATTCGAGACGCCCTGCCCGGCGTCGGGATCTTCTACGCCGTCAAGGCGAACCCGACGCCCGAGGTGGTCGAGCTGCTCGCGGCGGAGGGGTGCAGCTTCGACGTCGCCAGCCCCAACGAGATCGACCTGTGCCTGAGCAAGGGCGCGGCGCCGGGCACGATCTCCTACAGCAACCCCATCAAGAAGGCCCGTGACATCGCGTACGCGTTCGGTCGCGGTGTGCGGATCTTCGTGTCCGACAGCGAACAGGACGTGCGGGCGCTGGCCGAGCACGCGCCGGGCTCGTCGGTGATGCTGCGCATCCAGGTGGACAGCAAGGGCTCGACGTACCCGTTCGGGAAGAAGTTCGGCTGTTCGCCCGAGATGGCGACGGACCTCCTGCGCCTGGCGGCCGAACTGGGCCTGGTGCCGCTGGGCGTGGCCTTCCACGCCGGCTCCCAGCAGCTCTCGGTGGACGGCTGGGACGGCGCGATCGCCGACGCCGCCGAGATCACCGCGAAGCTGCGCGCCGAGGGCGTCGAGCTGAGCACGGTGAACCTGGGCGGCGGCCTGCCCGCCGGCTACCTGGACCCGCTGCCGCCGCTGGCGGAGTACGCCGCCGGCATCAAGGCGTCCCTGGCCCGCCACTTCGGGGAGTTCGCGCCGAAGGTCATGGTCGAGCCCGGTCGCGCGGTGGTCGCCGAGTCCGGGGTGCTGCGCTCCGAAGTGGTGCTGGTGGCGCGGAAGTCCTATTCGGACGAACGCCGGTGGGTTTTCCTCGACATCGGCCGCTACGGCGGTCTGGCGGAGACCGAGGGCGAAGCGATCGCCTATCCGTTGCGAACCAGCCGCAAGGGTGTTTCCCTGGATGAAGGCCCCCGCGGCCCCGTGGTGATCGCCGGTCCGACATGTGACGCGGACGACGTGCTGTACCAGAACACCTGCTACGAGCTACCCGTCGAGCTCCAAGCGGGCGATCACGTCGACCTGCTGTGCGCCGGCGCGTACACGGCGAGCTACTCCTCGGTGGCGTTCAACGGTTTCGAGCCGTTGGCCACGTACTGCGTGCGGTGA
- a CDS encoding SigE family RNA polymerase sigma factor, whose protein sequence is MGDRDTAFAEYFAARSEAMRGTAYLLCGDWHRAEDLVQATFAKLYVAWNRVDRHEALDAYTRQTLVRTFVSDLRRGWFRKERVSDTTPEAASVGRGSVEDRLVLLAALAQVPPRQRAVLVLRYWEDLSVEETARALRCSEGTVKSQAARGLQTLRGLITPQQGEKVR, encoded by the coding sequence ATGGGTGATCGGGACACCGCGTTCGCGGAGTACTTCGCGGCGCGGTCCGAGGCCATGCGCGGCACGGCGTACCTGCTGTGCGGCGACTGGCACCGTGCCGAAGACCTGGTGCAGGCCACGTTCGCGAAGCTCTACGTGGCGTGGAACCGGGTCGACCGGCACGAGGCACTCGACGCCTACACCCGGCAGACGCTGGTCCGGACGTTCGTGTCCGACCTGCGCCGCGGGTGGTTCCGCAAGGAGCGCGTGAGCGACACGACGCCCGAGGCCGCGAGCGTCGGTCGTGGGTCCGTGGAGGACCGGTTGGTGCTGTTGGCGGCACTGGCCCAGGTCCCGCCGCGGCAGCGCGCCGTCCTCGTCCTCAGGTACTGGGAGGACCTGTCGGTGGAGGAGACCGCCAGGGCTCTCCGCTGTTCCGAGGGAACGGTGAAAAGTCAGGCCGCGCGGGGGCTGCAGACGCTGCGCGGCTTGATCACCCCGCAACAGGGAGAAAAGGTGCGATGA
- a CDS encoding spermidine synthase, producing MIREPLAAGLTRLWDVDEVVVDTQTKFQHLVIARTAQGLSLFCDDDRQSTEFSQLTYHEALMVPALLLADRVDRVLVIGSSEGVVCQMAVAAGASVVDHIDIDEEAVKLCAEHLPYGYTLEELAAAEQGDGPIRVQYIDGYEYIRTTSERYDIVLVDLPDEREEEAQHNRLYGEEFLAMCKALLTPGGVVVSQAGCQTMWRNTTLKRMWQRFNDVFATVAYYGSDEHEWAYLFGRADEVTDPTALMTERLKECGYQPETIDDLALLGNSIPPYQVRNA from the coding sequence GTGATCCGCGAACCGCTCGCGGCCGGTTTGACCAGGCTCTGGGACGTCGACGAGGTCGTCGTGGACACCCAGACGAAGTTCCAGCACCTGGTGATCGCTCGCACTGCCCAAGGCCTGTCGCTGTTCTGCGACGACGACCGGCAGAGCACCGAGTTCAGCCAGCTGACCTACCACGAGGCGCTGATGGTCCCGGCGCTCCTGCTCGCGGACCGCGTGGACCGCGTGCTGGTGATCGGGTCCAGCGAGGGCGTCGTGTGCCAGATGGCGGTGGCCGCGGGCGCGTCGGTGGTCGACCACATCGACATCGACGAAGAGGCCGTGAAGCTGTGCGCCGAGCACCTGCCCTACGGCTACACGCTCGAGGAGCTGGCGGCGGCCGAGCAGGGTGACGGCCCGATCCGCGTGCAGTACATCGACGGCTACGAGTACATCCGGACGACGTCGGAGCGCTACGACATCGTCCTGGTGGACCTGCCGGACGAGCGCGAAGAGGAGGCGCAGCACAACCGCCTGTACGGCGAGGAGTTCCTGGCCATGTGCAAGGCCCTCCTCACGCCGGGCGGCGTGGTCGTCTCCCAGGCCGGCTGCCAGACGATGTGGCGCAACACGACGCTGAAGCGCATGTGGCAGCGCTTCAACGACGTGTTCGCGACGGTGGCGTACTACGGCTCCGACGAGCACGAGTGGGCCTACCTGTTCGGCCGCGCGGACGAGGTCACCGACCCGACCGCGCTGATGACCGAGCGGCTGAAGGAGTGCGGCTACCAGCCGGAGACGATCGACGACCTGGCCCTGCTGGGCAACTCGATCCCCCCGTACCAGGTCCGCAACGCCTGA
- the speD gene encoding adenosylmethionine decarboxylase has translation MSGLPCESEPVGLFAGQHVLAELEGVSPELLDDEKFLRHALGEALTQADATVLEVVSKQFEPQGVTVLALLSESHASIHTYPEVGAVFVDVFTCGTRAKPALAVQLLAEALGARSARTDMISRGTQVPALVGEEKA, from the coding sequence ATGTCCGGACTCCCGTGCGAATCCGAGCCGGTTGGCTTGTTCGCAGGACAGCACGTGCTGGCCGAGCTGGAAGGTGTCAGCCCGGAACTCCTCGACGACGAGAAGTTCCTGCGACACGCCCTCGGCGAGGCGCTCACCCAGGCTGATGCCACGGTGTTGGAGGTGGTCTCCAAGCAGTTCGAGCCGCAGGGGGTCACCGTGCTGGCCCTGCTGTCGGAGTCGCACGCGTCCATCCACACCTATCCGGAAGTCGGAGCGGTGTTCGTGGACGTGTTCACTTGCGGCACACGTGCCAAGCCCGCGCTCGCGGTGCAGCTCCTGGCCGAAGCGCTGGGCGCCCGCTCCGCACGCACGGACATGATCAGCCGCGGCACCCAGGTGCCCGCGCTCGTCGGTGAGGAGAAGGCGTGA
- a CDS encoding S9 family peptidase, whose amino-acid sequence MGNETSFPRQQARTQRFTLGAPRNFTVAPDGSHVYFLRTAAATSRANGLWVFDTATGTERLLVDPNDLLTDPEDLSPEERARRERSREQAAGIVAYATDADFRQAVFALSGRLFVVELAGGAVRELPVPGSVLDPRLDPTGRRVGYVVGGALHVVDLESGEDRVLASPDGPDVTWGLAEFVAAEEMGRYRGYWFSPDGEHVLAARVDNAPVLRWHIADPANPATPAAEIAYPAAGTPNAEVSVHVLGVDGTSVEVEWDREAFPYLNTASWSSHGRPLLQVQSRDQRHVRVLAVDGGAVEVVADDTDPVWLEIVPGAPAWTPDGKLVQVLPRDGANTLVVGGESWTGPDLQVRSVVEVGEDVLVTASADDPTQVHVYRVTAEGAERLTTEPGVHAAARGGDTLVLSWSGLDHFGAKVRVGDHEIPSHAETPVLTPEVRLLTVGERNLRAALLFPRDHVKGTKLPVLLDPYGGPHAQRVLYARNAYLASQWLADQGFAVLVVDGRGTPGRGPEWERSIAFDFAGATLEDQVDALHAVAAQEEDLDLSRVAIRGWSYGGYLSALAVLRRPDVFHAGIAGAPVTDWRLYDTHYTERYLGHPDEKPEVYDTNSLIEDAPKLERPLMIVHGLADDNVVAAHTLRLSSALLAAGRPHTVLPLSGVTHMTPQEQVAENLLLLQVDFLKKSLA is encoded by the coding sequence GTGGGCAACGAGACCTCCTTCCCGCGCCAGCAAGCGCGCACCCAGCGGTTCACCCTTGGCGCTCCGCGGAACTTCACCGTCGCACCCGACGGCAGCCACGTGTACTTCCTGCGCACCGCGGCGGCCACGAGCCGCGCGAACGGTCTGTGGGTGTTCGACACCGCCACCGGGACCGAGCGGCTCCTGGTCGACCCGAACGACCTGCTGACCGACCCGGAGGACCTGTCGCCGGAGGAGCGGGCGCGCCGCGAGCGCAGCCGCGAGCAGGCGGCGGGCATCGTGGCCTACGCGACGGACGCGGACTTCCGGCAGGCGGTGTTCGCGCTGTCCGGCCGCCTGTTCGTGGTCGAGCTGGCCGGCGGCGCGGTGCGCGAACTGCCCGTCCCCGGCAGCGTCCTGGACCCGCGCCTGGACCCGACCGGCCGCCGCGTCGGGTACGTGGTGGGCGGCGCGCTGCACGTGGTGGACCTGGAGTCGGGCGAGGACCGCGTGCTCGCGTCGCCGGACGGCCCGGACGTGACGTGGGGCTTGGCGGAGTTCGTGGCGGCGGAGGAGATGGGCCGCTACCGGGGCTACTGGTTCTCCCCGGACGGCGAGCACGTGCTGGCGGCCCGGGTGGACAACGCCCCGGTGCTGCGCTGGCACATCGCCGACCCGGCCAACCCCGCCACCCCGGCCGCCGAGATCGCCTACCCGGCGGCCGGCACGCCGAACGCGGAGGTGTCGGTGCACGTCCTGGGCGTCGACGGCACCAGCGTCGAGGTCGAGTGGGACCGCGAGGCCTTCCCGTACCTGAACACGGCGAGCTGGTCCTCCCACGGCCGTCCCCTGCTCCAGGTCCAGAGCCGCGACCAGCGGCACGTGCGGGTCCTGGCGGTGGACGGGGGTGCGGTCGAGGTCGTGGCCGACGACACCGACCCGGTGTGGCTGGAGATCGTGCCGGGCGCGCCCGCGTGGACCCCGGACGGCAAGCTGGTCCAGGTGCTGCCCCGGGACGGCGCCAACACGCTGGTGGTGGGTGGCGAGTCCTGGACCGGCCCGGACCTCCAGGTGCGGTCGGTCGTCGAGGTGGGCGAGGACGTGCTGGTGACGGCCTCCGCCGACGACCCGACCCAGGTCCACGTCTACCGCGTGACGGCCGAGGGTGCCGAACGCCTGACCACCGAACCCGGCGTGCACGCGGCGGCCCGGGGCGGCGACACCCTGGTCCTGTCGTGGAGCGGCTTGGACCACTTCGGCGCGAAGGTCAGGGTCGGCGACCACGAGATCCCGTCCCACGCGGAGACCCCGGTGCTGACCCCGGAAGTCCGCCTGCTGACGGTCGGCGAGCGCAACCTCCGCGCCGCCCTGCTGTTCCCGCGCGACCACGTGAAGGGGACGAAGCTGCCGGTCCTGCTGGACCCGTACGGCGGTCCGCACGCCCAGCGGGTGCTGTACGCGCGGAACGCTTACCTCGCTTCGCAGTGGCTGGCCGACCAGGGCTTCGCGGTGCTGGTGGTGGACGGTCGCGGCACGCCGGGGCGGGGCCCGGAGTGGGAGCGTTCGATCGCCTTCGACTTCGCCGGTGCCACGCTGGAGGACCAGGTCGACGCCCTGCACGCCGTGGCGGCGCAGGAAGAGGACTTGGACCTGAGCCGGGTGGCGATCCGGGGATGGTCCTACGGCGGTTACCTGTCGGCGCTGGCCGTTCTGCGGCGGCCGGACGTCTTCCACGCGGGTATCGCGGGCGCTCCGGTCACGGACTGGCGGCTCTACGACACCCACTACACCGAGCGGTACCTGGGCCACCCGGACGAGAAGCCGGAGGTCTACGACACCAACTCGCTGATCGAGGACGCGCCGAAGCTGGAACGGCCGTTGATGATCGTGCACGGGCTGGCCGACGACAACGTCGTTGCGGCACACACCTTGCGCTTGTCGTCGGCACTGTTGGCGGCCGGCCGACCGCACACGGTGCTGCCGCTGTCGGGAGTCACGCACATGACGCCGCAGGAACAGGTGGCGGAGAACCTCTTGCTGCTTCAGGTCGACTTCCTGAAGAAGTCGTTGGCCTGA
- a CDS encoding DUF1295 domain-containing protein, producing MTFGWNVLWAAVAVVVLVTLLFALAVRRKRFDLIDSFWGPGFAVVAVLTLALAGVSARAVVVTVLTVVWGVRLGWHIHTRNRKKPEDQRYVDMYRRARGNPVAKMYRVYLVQAAIMVLVSLPVQFAAYRDGALSVFDVLGLVVWAVGFVFEAVGDRQLARFKADPANQGRVMDQGLWRYTRHPNYFGDACVWWGLYLFALPEGFWSVVSPLVMTWLLAKGSGKPLLEKDIVRRRPGYREYVERTSGFFPLPPRAAK from the coding sequence GTGACCTTCGGGTGGAACGTCCTGTGGGCCGCGGTCGCGGTCGTCGTGCTGGTGACGCTGCTGTTCGCGCTTGCCGTGCGGCGCAAGCGGTTCGACCTCATCGACTCGTTCTGGGGACCGGGGTTCGCGGTCGTCGCGGTGCTGACATTGGCGTTGGCCGGGGTGTCGGCGCGGGCGGTGGTCGTGACGGTGCTGACCGTGGTGTGGGGTGTGCGGCTGGGGTGGCACATCCACACGCGCAACCGGAAGAAGCCCGAGGACCAGCGGTACGTCGACATGTACCGGCGGGCGCGCGGCAACCCGGTGGCCAAGATGTACCGGGTCTACCTGGTGCAGGCGGCGATCATGGTGCTGGTGTCGCTACCCGTGCAGTTCGCCGCGTACCGCGATGGTGCTTTGAGTGTGTTCGACGTGCTGGGTCTCGTGGTGTGGGCGGTCGGGTTCGTGTTCGAGGCGGTCGGGGACCGGCAGTTGGCGCGGTTCAAGGCCGACCCGGCGAACCAGGGTCGCGTGATGGACCAGGGGTTGTGGCGCTACACGCGGCACCCCAACTACTTCGGCGACGCCTGCGTGTGGTGGGGGCTGTACCTGTTCGCCCTGCCCGAGGGGTTCTGGTCGGTGGTCAGCCCGCTCGTGATGACGTGGCTGCTGGCCAAGGGGAGCGGGAAGCCGTTGCTGGAGAAGGACATCGTGCGGCGACGGCCCGGTTACCGGGAGTACGTCGAGCGCACCAGCGGGTTCTTCCCGCTGCCGCCTAGAGCTGCGAAGTGA